The Pricia mediterranea genome includes a window with the following:
- a CDS encoding phosphotransferase, giving the protein MTAIDTSTPLPDLQSYLHRREWLDSEERITAIEKPGEGNMNVVLRIVTDRRSFVLKQSRPYVGKYPDVEAPVERIVVEKNFYQAVGDIAVNAHIPNILGFDSEENLLLLEDLGHCEDMVSLYQKRRIPAKELDRLVFILGLIHKKDIDDGFPDNLEMRRLNHQHIFVLPFQERNDFNLDDVHPGLQDLSIPFKTDTALKSIVNRIGKKYLSPGKTLLHGDYYPGSWMTEGDNLYIIDPEFAFPGFAEFDLGIMAAHLIMVTGKKEPLNQIHEKYQGDADKKLMDQVAGIEIIRRLIGLAQLPLDRSLEEKRRLLKKARTLILG; this is encoded by the coding sequence TTGACAGCAATAGATACTTCAACGCCGTTGCCGGATCTGCAATCTTACCTCCATCGTCGGGAATGGCTCGACTCCGAAGAGCGCATAACTGCCATTGAAAAGCCTGGGGAAGGGAACATGAACGTCGTACTTCGGATAGTGACCGACCGACGTTCGTTCGTGCTTAAACAGTCGCGGCCCTATGTGGGTAAATATCCGGATGTTGAGGCCCCGGTCGAACGTATTGTGGTAGAAAAGAATTTTTACCAGGCCGTGGGCGATATCGCGGTAAATGCACATATTCCGAACATCCTAGGTTTTGACTCCGAAGAAAACTTGCTGCTTCTCGAAGATCTGGGGCATTGTGAGGATATGGTATCCCTCTATCAAAAAAGGCGCATCCCGGCGAAGGAATTAGACCGGTTGGTTTTTATACTGGGTCTTATCCACAAAAAAGATATAGACGATGGTTTTCCCGACAACCTTGAAATGCGCCGCTTGAACCATCAACATATTTTCGTCCTTCCCTTTCAAGAGCGTAACGATTTTAATCTGGATGATGTGCACCCCGGACTGCAAGATCTTTCAATACCATTTAAAACGGATACCGCCTTAAAATCAATAGTGAACCGAATCGGAAAAAAATATTTATCCCCCGGAAAGACCTTGCTGCACGGTGATTATTACCCCGGAAGCTGGATGACCGAAGGTGATAACCTCTACATTATCGACCCCGAATTCGCCTTTCCCGGTTTTGCGGAGTTCGACTTGGGCATTATGGCGGCACACCTCATTATGGTCACCGGTAAAAAAGAGCCTTTAAACCAAATTCATGAAAAATACCAAGGCGATGCGGACAAGAAACTGATGGATCAAGTGGCGGGCATTGAAATTATCCGCCGATTGATCGGCCTGGCACAACTGCCCCTCGACCGCAGCCTTGAAGAAAAACGGAGGCTGTTGAAAAAGGCACGTACCCTTATTTTGGGGTGA
- a CDS encoding purine-nucleoside phosphorylase, which yields MTKKQLNESTAYLHEKGFDMPEIGIVLGTGLGKLADAIEDPIVAHYNHIPFFPLATVEFHSGKLIYGTLQGKKTVVMQGRFHLYEGYDFLDVTYPVRVMHQLGIKKLFISNASGAVNLDFGLGDLMLIEDHINLQGGSPLAFKNVAKFGTRFTDMAEPYDVGMREKIVEIAKEENITLQQGVYASVVGPQLETKAEYRMLKIIGADAVGMSTVPEVIVANHLKLPVVAVSVLTDICNPDNLEPANIQSILSVAEKAEPKMVKLFRELIDRL from the coding sequence ATGACAAAAAAACAGCTCAACGAATCGACAGCGTACCTTCATGAAAAGGGATTTGACATGCCCGAGATCGGGATTGTTCTTGGCACCGGGCTTGGAAAACTCGCCGATGCCATTGAAGACCCTATTGTGGCACACTACAACCACATTCCCTTTTTCCCTTTGGCGACGGTGGAATTCCATTCCGGAAAGCTGATTTACGGCACCTTGCAAGGCAAGAAAACCGTGGTCATGCAAGGCCGTTTCCACCTTTATGAAGGCTATGATTTTTTGGATGTCACCTATCCGGTTCGTGTCATGCACCAGCTGGGCATTAAAAAACTGTTCATCAGTAATGCGTCCGGTGCCGTCAATCTCGATTTCGGTCTTGGCGACCTGATGCTCATCGAAGACCACATCAACTTGCAGGGTGGTTCGCCGCTTGCCTTTAAAAATGTGGCAAAGTTCGGTACACGGTTTACCGATATGGCCGAGCCCTATGATGTTGGCATGCGCGAAAAAATCGTTGAAATCGCTAAAGAAGAAAATATAACCTTACAACAGGGGGTCTATGCATCCGTTGTCGGGCCACAATTAGAGACCAAGGCCGAGTATCGCATGCTTAAAATAATAGGGGCCGACGCCGTCGGAATGAGTACCGTACCCGAAGTCATCGTCGCCAACCATTTGAAACTGCCGGTAGTCGCCGTATCCGTGCTGACGGACATCTGCAATCCAGATAATCTGGAACCGGCCAATATTCAATCCATTCTCTCCGTTGCGGAGAAAGCGGAGCCCAAAATGGTAAAGCTGTTCAGGGAATTGATCGATAGGTTATAG
- a CDS encoding ADP-ribosylglycohydrolase family protein, with amino-acid sequence MLFILLVTLSCKEGITDINIPTPKQTGYVKESLQLSKEVYYDKVLGALVGSAIGDAMGASTEMWHRNDIRLKYGYITGLTPAVRERSPEGTWDHNLTAGATTDDTRWKYVMTKYLSQYRGEWNPEDFAGFISAYYTSLTQGLSTGESVLDPDILDAQIEKIDWMKEWARVAMAYGEDPVAYQRALSRFYGGEMSCAGQLYTPMFGLVSPTPKASYKLAYDHSIFDIGYAKDISALVSAMTHMALRTQNMDSIIDIAIFVDPVGFQDSRLVGRIAYSVADASVKNVLTVKNVIVNDALAISDSSGGADSISTSNTLYPSGAMDFKIPKGFPGTQRDWIYQESLYRLLENDKKAIAFHAGEIWQILITALQFGEGDFEKTMQFIVNYGRDNDTVAAVAGMILGAKNGFTGLPKDLRTEVLRINKENMGIDLETLAREMAERAGARYTFARFSINL; translated from the coding sequence TTGCTTTTCATACTTTTGGTAACGCTCTCCTGCAAGGAGGGGATTACTGACATCAACATTCCTACCCCAAAACAAACCGGCTACGTCAAAGAGAGCCTTCAACTGTCTAAAGAAGTATACTACGATAAGGTGCTAGGCGCCTTGGTCGGCTCCGCCATCGGTGATGCGATGGGAGCCTCGACCGAAATGTGGCATCGAAACGACATACGGCTCAAATACGGCTATATTACCGGCCTGACCCCCGCCGTTCGCGAACGGTCGCCGGAAGGCACATGGGACCATAATCTTACAGCCGGGGCCACTACAGACGATACCCGTTGGAAATACGTCATGACAAAGTACCTGAGCCAGTACCGTGGGGAATGGAATCCTGAGGATTTTGCCGGTTTTATCTCAGCGTATTACACCTCCCTGACCCAAGGCCTATCGACGGGCGAATCCGTATTGGACCCCGATATTCTGGATGCCCAGATCGAAAAAATCGACTGGATGAAGGAGTGGGCAAGGGTCGCCATGGCCTATGGAGAAGACCCAGTTGCGTACCAAAGGGCATTGAGCCGGTTCTACGGCGGCGAGATGTCATGTGCCGGACAGCTATACACTCCCATGTTCGGGCTGGTGAGTCCCACTCCCAAAGCTTCGTACAAGCTTGCCTACGACCATTCCATTTTCGACATCGGCTACGCCAAGGATATCTCTGCCCTGGTCTCGGCCATGACCCATATGGCGTTGCGTACCCAGAACATGGATTCTATTATCGACATTGCCATTTTCGTAGATCCGGTAGGCTTCCAAGACAGTAGGTTGGTCGGGCGAATCGCCTATTCCGTTGCCGATGCCTCGGTCAAAAACGTACTAACCGTAAAAAACGTAATTGTAAACGATGCCTTGGCCATATCAGATTCTTCGGGTGGGGCGGATTCGATAAGCACTTCGAATACCTTGTACCCTTCGGGTGCTATGGACTTCAAAATCCCCAAGGGATTCCCGGGCACCCAACGGGATTGGATATACCAAGAATCGCTGTATCGATTGCTGGAAAACGACAAAAAAGCCATTGCCTTCCATGCGGGGGAAATTTGGCAGATACTGATTACCGCGTTGCAGTTCGGCGAAGGGGATTTCGAAAAAACCATGCAGTTTATCGTCAACTACGGGCGTGACAATGATACCGTTGCCGCCGTCGCGGGAATGATTCTAGGGGCAAAAAATGGATTTACAGGCCTTCCCAAAGACCTGAGGACAGAAGTACTCCGGATCAACAAAGAAAACATGGGCATCGATTTGGAAACTTTGGCACGAGAGATGGCAGAACGGGCCGGCGCTCGATATACCTTTGCGCGCTTCTCCATAAACCTATAA
- a CDS encoding TIGR04282 family arsenosugar biosynthesis glycosyltransferase, whose translation MGIINQKQHKHDKKTIHFTLASSKDLLLIFTRNPELGKCKTRLAETVGDETALDIYRFLLQHTASITRNLNAAKQVWYSEEIWDNDIWDEAYYDKKLQKGQDLGVRMANAFQEGFASGYERIVIIGSDMFDLSRKDLENAFAQLKENDFVIGPAEDGGYYLMGMKSFRPELFTNKKWSSETVLEDTLRHLEDENLAILDEKNDIDVYKDIRDQEAFRHFF comes from the coding sequence ATGGGCATTATCAATCAGAAACAACACAAACACGACAAGAAGACCATTCATTTTACGCTGGCATCCTCAAAGGACCTACTGCTTATTTTCACCCGCAATCCGGAGCTGGGCAAGTGCAAGACCCGGCTTGCGGAGACGGTGGGCGACGAAACGGCCTTGGATATTTATAGATTCCTATTGCAGCATACGGCATCCATCACCAGAAACCTGAATGCGGCCAAACAGGTCTGGTATTCCGAGGAAATTTGGGACAATGACATTTGGGATGAGGCCTATTACGATAAAAAGCTCCAAAAAGGTCAGGATTTGGGCGTGCGAATGGCCAATGCCTTTCAAGAAGGTTTTGCATCGGGCTACGAGCGGATCGTCATCATCGGAAGCGATATGTTCGATCTCAGCCGTAAGGATCTCGAAAATGCCTTCGCCCAGCTTAAAGAAAATGACTTCGTAATCGGCCCCGCAGAGGATGGCGGCTACTACCTAATGGGCATGAAAAGTTTCAGGCCCGAACTGTTCACGAACAAAAAATGGAGTTCGGAAACTGTTTTGGAAGACACCCTAAGGCATCTCGAAGATGAAAATCTTGCTATTTTAGACGAAAAGAACGATATCGACGTTTATAAGGATATTAGAGATCAGGAGGCCTTTCGGCATTTTTTTTAA
- the serS gene encoding serine--tRNA ligase: protein MLQLQAIRENKDAIIEALEKRNIDAAPMITKAIKLDEKRRATQTKMDNTLAESNKLSKDIGALYKNGKYQEAEVLKQKTGGLKEASKKLGGELNSTADALQNLLYQIPNVPHGSVPAGNSEADNEETFKEGDIPVLDADALPHWELAKKLDIIDLELGVKITGAGFPVYKGKGARLQRALINYFLDRNTAAGYTEVQVPHLVNEASGLGTGQLPDKEGQMYYIQDDNLHLIPTGEVPVTNMFRDELLEADAFPLRYTSYTPCFRREAGSYGADVRGLNRLHQFDKVEIVRIEHPDRSYAALDEMVEHVKILLRELQLPYRILRLCGGDLGFTAALTYDFEVFSTAQDRWLEISSVSNFETYQSNRLKLRYRDKDGKTRLAHTLNGSALALPRVLAAILENYQTADGIRIPEVLIPYCGFDVIS from the coding sequence ATGTTACAGTTACAAGCCATACGCGAGAATAAAGACGCCATAATCGAAGCTCTGGAAAAACGGAACATCGATGCGGCTCCGATGATTACCAAGGCCATCAAGTTGGATGAAAAACGCCGCGCGACCCAGACGAAGATGGACAACACCTTGGCGGAAAGCAACAAACTGTCAAAGGATATCGGCGCGCTCTACAAAAATGGGAAATATCAGGAGGCCGAGGTCCTAAAACAAAAAACGGGAGGCCTGAAAGAAGCATCCAAAAAACTGGGCGGAGAACTGAATTCGACCGCCGACGCCTTGCAAAATCTGCTCTATCAGATTCCCAATGTACCCCACGGCTCCGTGCCGGCTGGGAATTCCGAAGCCGATAATGAGGAGACCTTCAAAGAAGGCGATATCCCTGTGCTCGACGCCGATGCCCTGCCCCACTGGGAACTAGCCAAAAAATTAGACATCATCGACCTCGAGCTTGGGGTCAAGATCACGGGCGCGGGGTTTCCTGTTTACAAAGGAAAAGGGGCCCGGCTGCAGCGTGCGTTGATCAACTATTTTTTGGACAGGAATACCGCTGCGGGCTACACCGAGGTGCAGGTACCGCACCTGGTCAACGAGGCTTCGGGCCTGGGTACAGGTCAGCTGCCGGACAAAGAGGGCCAAATGTACTATATCCAGGATGATAACCTGCACCTGATCCCAACCGGGGAAGTGCCCGTGACGAATATGTTCAGGGACGAACTATTGGAGGCCGATGCCTTCCCCTTGCGCTATACGTCCTATACACCCTGTTTTCGAAGGGAGGCCGGTAGCTACGGTGCCGATGTCCGCGGCCTGAACCGCCTGCACCAGTTTGACAAGGTCGAAATCGTCAGGATAGAGCATCCCGATCGGTCGTACGCCGCCTTGGACGAAATGGTCGAACATGTCAAGATCCTACTTCGCGAATTGCAACTCCCCTATCGCATTCTCCGACTTTGCGGGGGCGACCTGGGTTTTACCGCTGCACTGACCTACGATTTCGAGGTGTTCAGCACGGCACAAGATCGTTGGCTAGAAATCAGCTCTGTCTCCAATTTTGAAACCTATCAATCCAACCGTTTAAAATTACGCTATAGGGATAAAGACGGCAAGACCCGTTTGGCCCACACCCTCAACGGAAGCGCCTTGGCACTGCCACGCGTTTTGGCGGCCATCTTGGAGAACTATCAGACCGCAGATGGTATTCGCATTCCCGAGGTCTTGATACCGTATTGCGGGTTTGATGTCATTTCGTAA